The genomic interval GTGATCTGGAATACCGACGCGACCGAAGGCGGTGCCTTCTCGGCCGGCGCCGACCTGCAATCGGCCATGCCTGCCTTCATGGCCGGCGGCGCGAAAGCGATGGACCCGATCGTCAAGAAGCTGCAGGACACCTTCATGCAGATGAAGTACTCGAACGTGCCGGTCGTTGCGGCTGTTGCCGGCCTGGCGCTGGGCGGTGGCTGCGAGATGGCCCTGCACGCTTCAAAACGTGTCGCTTCGATCGAGTCCTACATTGGTCTCGTCGAAGTCGGTGTCGGCCTGGTGCCGGCCGGCGGCGGCCTGAAGGAAGCGGCAGTGCGCGCCTTCACCGAAGCCAAGGGCAACGACATCCTGCAATTCCTGAAGACCGGTTTCACCAACGCGGCCACCGCGCAGGTGTCGAAGTCGGCACTGGAAGCCAAGGCGATGGGCTACCTGAAGGAAGACGACATCATCGTCTTCAACCCGTACGAACTGCTGCACGTGGCGAAAGTCACCGCGCGCTCGATGTTCGACGCAGGCTACCGCGCACCGATGCAGCGCCCGGTCACCGTCACCGGCCGCTACGGCTGGGCGACGATCCGCGGCCAGCTGGTCAACATGCGTGACGGCGGCTTCATCTCGGCCCACGATTACAAGCTGGGCGACATGATCGCCGAGATCGTGTCGGGCGGCGACATCGACCAGGGCAGCGTCGTGTCCGAGCAGTGGCTGCTGGACATGGAACGCAAGGCTTTCATCGAACTGCTGAACCACCCGAAGACGCAAGAGCGGATCATGGGCATGATGCAGACCGGCAAGCCAGTGCGGAACTAACGCTGAACATACAGGACGACTAACATGAGCAAACAACTTCAAGACGCATACATCGTCGCAGCGACCCGCACCCCGATCGGTAAGGCGCCGCGCGGCATGTTCAAGACCACCCGCCCGGACGACCTGCTGGTTGCCGCGATCCGTGGTGCGATGGCCGCCGTGCCGAACCTGGATCCGGCACTGATCGTCGACGCCATCGTCGGCTGCTCGTTCCCGGAAGCCGAGCAGGGCTTCAACATCGCCCGTAACTCGGTGGTGCTGGCTGGCCTGCCGAATACCGTCGGCGGTGTGACCGTCAACCGCTACTGCGCTTCGGGCATCACGGCCCTGGCCATGGCGGCGGACCGCATCCGCGTCGGCGAAGCCGACGTGATGATCGCCGGCGGCGTCGAATCGATGTCGATGGTGCCGATGATGGGCCACCACCCGTCGATCAACATGGACACGTTCAGGGACGAGAACGTGGGCCTGGCCTACGGCATGGGCCTGACCGCGGAAAAGGTCGCCCAGCAGTGGAAAGTGTCGCGCGAAGACCAGGATGCCTTTGGCCTGGAATCGCACCGCCGCGCCATCGCTGCCCAGCAGGCAGGCTACTTCAAGGACGAGATCACCCCGGTCGAGATCATCACCCGCACGCCGAACCTGGCCACCGGTGAAGTATCGGTCAAGCGCCGCACCGTCGACATGGACGAAGGCCCGCGCGCCGACGCCAGCCCGGAAGGCATGGCCAAGCTGAAACCGGTCTTCGCCGCCAAGGGTACCGTCACCGCTGCGACCTCGTCGCAGATGTCGGACGGCGCCGGCGCCCTGATCGTCGTCAGCGAAAAGATCCTGCGCGAGCACAACCTGACCCCGCTGGCCAAGTTCTCCTCGTTCGCCGTGCGCGGCGTGCCGCCGGAAATCATGGGCATCGGCCCGAAAGAGGCGATTCCTGCCGCCTTGCGCGCCGCCGGCATCACCCAGGACCAGCTGGACTGGATCGAGCTGAACGAAGCGTTTGCAGCACAGGCGCTGGCCGTCATTCGTGACCTCGGCCTGGACACCAGCAAGGTCAACCCGATGGGCGGCGCGATCGCTCTCGGCCACCCGCTGGGCGCCACCGGTGCGATCCGCGCCGCGACCGTCGTGCACGCACTGCGCCGCAACAGCCTGAAGTACGGCATGGTGACGATGTGCGTCGGCGCCGGCATGGGCGCGGCTGGTATCATCGAGCGCGTTTAATTTTCGGCCGTGGCCGTGGCCGTGTCAGCGTGTTGCGTTGATGCGGCTTGTAATCCGCGTGGGCATGAATGCCCGCCCTACCGAACCGTAGGGTGGGCACTCCGTGCCCACGCTGTCTTTCGTGCTTCCGAAAACCACCAATGATTCGCCACTGGGGACACAAGAAATGAGCATCCAAACCACCAAAACCGACGGCATCCTGAGCATCGAATTCGACCGCCTCGAGCGCAAGAACGCCATCACCGGCGCCATGTACACCACCATGGCCGAGGCCCTGCTGGACGCGGAACAGGACCCGCAAGTGCGCGCCGTCCTGATCACCGGCAAACCGGAAATCTTCACCGCCGGTAACGACCTCGATGACTTCCTGAATAATGTGGGCGCAGGCGCCATGACCGAAGACCGCCCGGTGTT from Massilia sp. Se16.2.3 carries:
- a CDS encoding acetyl-CoA C-acyltransferase is translated as MSKQLQDAYIVAATRTPIGKAPRGMFKTTRPDDLLVAAIRGAMAAVPNLDPALIVDAIVGCSFPEAEQGFNIARNSVVLAGLPNTVGGVTVNRYCASGITALAMAADRIRVGEADVMIAGGVESMSMVPMMGHHPSINMDTFRDENVGLAYGMGLTAEKVAQQWKVSREDQDAFGLESHRRAIAAQQAGYFKDEITPVEIITRTPNLATGEVSVKRRTVDMDEGPRADASPEGMAKLKPVFAAKGTVTAATSSQMSDGAGALIVVSEKILREHNLTPLAKFSSFAVRGVPPEIMGIGPKEAIPAALRAAGITQDQLDWIELNEAFAAQALAVIRDLGLDTSKVNPMGGAIALGHPLGATGAIRAATVVHALRRNSLKYGMVTMCVGAGMGAAGIIERV